In one window of Leifsonia sp. NPDC080035 DNA:
- the gltX gene encoding glutamate--tRNA ligase, producing the protein MSDNAPHPFTTATGADVRVRFCPSPTGTPHVGLIRTALFNWAYARHTGGKLIFRIEDTDAARDSEESYAQIIEALTWLRLDWDEGIDVGGPHGPYRQSQRYDVYRELIEKLKASGHIYESFATGEEIEARNVSLGRDPKLGYDNFERDLTEDQKAAYRAEGREPALRLRVPDDDLSFDDLVRGEITFPAGSFSDFVVVRPNGHPLYTFVNPVDDALMGVTHVLRGEDLLSSTPRQIALYHALIDAGVTTFVPRFGHLPYVMGEGNKKLSKRDPESNLFHHRDRGFIPEGLVNYLALLGWSLSHDRDVFSIEEMVAAFDVADVNPNPARFDQKKAESINGDHIRLLDVADFAERTVPYLVAAGVLSEPLTDEQRATLDAAAPLVQERVQLLGETPGMLGFLFTDAASLELQEDALASLPANAGEVLAASLGALELIPEAEWTHASIEAALRDALVEVLGLKPRVAFGPLRVAVSGRRVSPPLFESMEILGKTETIARLDRLSATLG; encoded by the coding sequence ATGTCAGACAACGCTCCCCACCCCTTCACGACCGCGACCGGCGCCGATGTGCGCGTCCGGTTCTGCCCGTCGCCCACCGGCACCCCGCACGTCGGCCTGATCCGCACCGCCCTGTTCAACTGGGCGTACGCGCGGCACACCGGCGGCAAGCTCATCTTCCGCATCGAGGACACCGATGCGGCCCGCGACAGCGAGGAGAGCTATGCGCAGATCATCGAGGCGCTCACCTGGCTGCGCCTCGACTGGGACGAGGGGATCGACGTCGGCGGTCCGCACGGTCCGTACCGGCAGTCGCAGCGGTACGACGTCTACCGCGAGCTCATCGAGAAGCTGAAGGCCTCGGGACACATCTACGAGAGCTTCGCCACGGGTGAGGAGATCGAGGCGCGCAACGTCTCGCTCGGCCGCGACCCGAAGCTCGGCTACGACAACTTCGAGCGCGACCTGACCGAGGACCAGAAGGCCGCGTACCGCGCAGAGGGACGCGAGCCCGCCCTGCGCCTGCGCGTGCCGGACGACGACCTCAGCTTCGACGACCTGGTGCGCGGGGAGATCACCTTCCCCGCCGGCTCGTTCAGCGACTTCGTCGTCGTGCGCCCGAACGGCCACCCGCTCTATACCTTCGTGAACCCGGTGGACGACGCGCTGATGGGCGTCACGCACGTGCTGCGCGGCGAGGACCTGCTCTCGTCGACGCCCCGGCAGATCGCGCTGTACCACGCGCTCATCGACGCGGGCGTCACCACGTTCGTGCCGCGCTTCGGGCACCTGCCGTACGTGATGGGCGAGGGCAACAAGAAGCTCTCCAAGCGCGACCCGGAGTCCAACCTGTTCCACCACCGCGACCGCGGGTTCATCCCCGAGGGCCTGGTGAACTACCTTGCGCTGCTCGGCTGGTCGCTCAGCCACGACCGCGACGTGTTCTCGATCGAGGAGATGGTCGCGGCGTTCGACGTCGCCGACGTGAACCCGAACCCGGCCCGCTTCGACCAGAAGAAGGCCGAGTCGATCAACGGCGACCACATCCGGCTGCTGGATGTCGCCGACTTCGCCGAGCGCACCGTCCCGTACCTCGTCGCGGCCGGCGTGCTCTCCGAGCCGCTGACCGACGAGCAGCGCGCGACGCTCGACGCGGCCGCCCCGCTCGTCCAGGAGCGCGTGCAGCTGCTCGGCGAGACCCCGGGGATGCTGGGCTTCCTCTTCACCGACGCGGCGTCGCTCGAGCTGCAGGAGGACGCGCTCGCCTCCCTGCCCGCGAACGCCGGCGAGGTGCTCGCCGCCTCCCTCGGAGCCCTGGAGCTCATCCCGGAGGCCGAGTGGACCCACGCGTCGATCGAGGCGGCTCTGCGCGATGCTCTCGTGGAGGTGCTCGGCCTGAAGCCGCGCGTCGCCTTCGGGCCGCTGCGCGTTGCGGTCTCCGGTCGCCGGGTGTCCCCGCCGCTGTTCGAGTCCATGGAGATCCTGGGCAAGACCGAGACCATCGCGCGTCTCGACAGGCTCTCGGCGACGCTCGGGTAG
- a CDS encoding NAD(P)/FAD-dependent oxidoreductase: protein MTAETEVIVVGGGPAGLTAALNLARARRRVLVVDGNRPRHAATLKAHGFLTRDGVPPSELRRLGREEVEGYESGRVTFAQVDAIGVEGDGFRVRGRGVRGAPDVDELAQTVVLATGVTEAMPAIPSLRAYYGTQLHSCVECDGNEKAGEPLALIGETADLAERALLLTQWTDDLIVFTNGVAPVSDDEERALARLGVRVERRPIDDVVGERGVMTGVRLADGTVVPRAGGFVRPVWSPALGFADALDLDRDSDGYLLTDAQGRTSTPGVYAAGETRAPGPQQLVVAAGSGAVVAAAVNRDLIGIAVDGVAVL from the coding sequence GTGACGGCCGAGACCGAAGTCATCGTCGTCGGCGGAGGCCCCGCGGGGCTGACCGCCGCGCTGAACCTCGCCCGTGCGCGGCGCCGGGTGCTTGTCGTGGACGGCAATCGTCCCCGGCACGCGGCGACGCTCAAAGCTCACGGCTTTCTGACGCGGGACGGCGTCCCGCCGTCGGAGCTGCGCCGGCTCGGCCGCGAGGAGGTCGAGGGCTACGAGTCCGGCCGGGTCACGTTCGCCCAGGTCGACGCGATCGGCGTCGAGGGCGACGGTTTCCGGGTGCGCGGGCGCGGAGTGCGCGGCGCCCCCGATGTGGATGAGCTCGCGCAGACGGTCGTGCTCGCGACCGGCGTGACCGAGGCGATGCCGGCCATCCCGAGTCTGCGCGCCTACTACGGCACTCAGCTGCACAGCTGCGTGGAGTGCGACGGCAACGAGAAGGCGGGCGAGCCGCTCGCGCTGATCGGCGAGACGGCCGACCTGGCCGAGCGCGCGCTGCTGCTCACCCAGTGGACGGACGATCTGATCGTCTTCACGAACGGTGTCGCGCCGGTGAGCGACGACGAGGAGCGGGCCCTGGCCCGGCTCGGCGTGCGCGTGGAGCGGCGGCCGATCGACGACGTGGTGGGGGAGAGGGGCGTCATGACCGGCGTCCGCCTGGCCGACGGCACGGTGGTCCCGCGAGCGGGAGGATTCGTGCGCCCCGTGTGGTCGCCGGCCCTGGGCTTCGCGGACGCGCTCGACCTGGACCGCGACTCCGACGGCTACCTGCTGACGGACGCGCAGGGTCGCACCTCGACGCCCGGCGTGTATGCCGCGGGCGAGACGCGCGCTCCCGGACCGCAGCAACTCGTGGTCGCGGCGGGCTCCGGCGCGGTGGTCGCCGCGGCGGTCAACCGCGACCTCATCGGGATCGCCGTCGACGGCGTGGCCGTTTTGTAG
- a CDS encoding sigma-70 family RNA polymerase sigma factor, with the protein MGDADRSEAALWSRAGQGDADAFGGIFDLHRDRVFRHAYGLLRNRADAEDAAGAAFLELWRRRSAVRSVNGSVLPWLLVSVTNVCRNLERSRRRHRRLLDALPHGDDHPSAEETALGDLTMDAGLAAALAALPPADAALFALIALEDHPVAEAAAVLGIRPGAARTRLHRIRARLQRDLGQTSLAGYLEGRTI; encoded by the coding sequence ATGGGGGACGCTGACCGCTCGGAGGCCGCGCTGTGGTCGCGCGCAGGGCAGGGCGATGCCGACGCGTTCGGCGGCATCTTCGACCTGCACCGTGACCGCGTGTTCCGTCACGCGTACGGGCTGCTGCGCAACCGCGCCGACGCCGAGGACGCCGCCGGCGCGGCGTTCCTGGAGTTGTGGCGGCGTCGCTCCGCCGTCCGCAGCGTGAACGGGTCCGTGCTGCCCTGGCTGCTCGTCTCGGTCACCAACGTGTGCCGGAACCTGGAGCGCTCGCGCCGGCGTCACCGGCGTCTGCTGGATGCGCTCCCGCACGGCGACGACCACCCGTCTGCGGAGGAGACCGCGCTCGGCGACCTCACGATGGATGCGGGACTCGCCGCCGCGCTGGCCGCGCTGCCGCCGGCGGATGCCGCCCTGTTCGCGCTCATCGCGCTGGAGGATCACCCCGTTGCCGAGGCAGCGGCCGTTCTCGGCATCCGGCCGGGAGCCGCGCGGACCCGTCTGCACCGCATCCGAGCGCGGCTGCAGCGCGACCTCGGCCAGACCAGCCTGGCCGGCTACCTCGAAGGCAGGACGATATGA
- a CDS encoding YihY/virulence factor BrkB family protein, whose protein sequence is MSDIGASERLADAPSPDDPRKPESPKELHRPSWKLVLKRTVREFSTDKCTDLAAALTYFAVLSLFPGLLALVSLLGVIGQGRAATDALVRILQEVAPGETANLLKGPLENAANSPASGVALVLGIVLAIWSASGYIGAFSRAMNRIYDLDEGRPFWKLKPAQLLVTIISLVLVALVALMLVISGPVTRAVGGALGLGTVPQTVWEIVKWPVMLFVVVLIIAVLYYASPNAKQPKFRWISMGAIVAILVLAIATFLFGLYVATFANYSKTYGPLAGVIVFLLWVWIANLALLFGAELDAETERGRELQAGIAAEEDIQLPPRDTRVSEKSVEKERKLVEEAAALRADADGQTDGDENGDHRDHRTR, encoded by the coding sequence ATGAGCGACATCGGAGCCAGCGAGAGACTCGCGGACGCCCCCTCCCCCGACGACCCGCGCAAACCGGAGAGCCCGAAGGAGCTGCACCGGCCCTCCTGGAAGCTGGTCCTGAAGCGGACCGTCCGCGAGTTCAGCACGGACAAGTGCACGGACCTGGCCGCGGCGCTCACCTACTTCGCCGTGCTGTCGCTCTTCCCCGGCCTGCTGGCGCTGGTCTCGCTGCTGGGTGTGATCGGCCAGGGTCGGGCGGCGACGGACGCCCTGGTGCGCATCCTGCAGGAGGTGGCGCCGGGAGAGACGGCGAACCTGCTGAAGGGCCCGCTCGAGAATGCGGCGAACTCGCCCGCGTCCGGTGTCGCGCTCGTCCTCGGGATCGTGCTCGCGATCTGGTCGGCCTCCGGCTACATCGGCGCCTTCTCCCGGGCCATGAACCGCATCTACGACCTGGACGAGGGCCGGCCGTTCTGGAAGCTCAAGCCGGCGCAGCTGCTCGTGACGATCATCTCGCTGGTGCTGGTCGCTCTGGTGGCCCTCATGCTCGTGATCTCCGGTCCGGTCACCCGCGCGGTCGGCGGTGCGCTCGGCCTCGGCACGGTGCCGCAGACGGTCTGGGAGATCGTGAAGTGGCCGGTGATGCTGTTCGTCGTCGTCCTCATCATCGCGGTGCTCTACTACGCGTCGCCGAACGCCAAGCAGCCGAAGTTCCGGTGGATCAGCATGGGGGCGATCGTCGCCATCCTGGTGCTCGCGATCGCGACCTTCCTGTTCGGGCTGTACGTCGCGACGTTCGCGAACTACTCGAAGACATACGGTCCTCTGGCCGGCGTGATCGTCTTCCTGCTGTGGGTGTGGATCGCGAACCTGGCGCTGCTGTTCGGTGCGGAGCTGGACGCGGAGACCGAGCGCGGCCGCGAGCTGCAGGCCGGGATCGCCGCGGAGGAGGACATCCAGCTGCCGCCGCGCGACACCCGGGTCAGCGAGAAGTCGGTGGAGAAGGAGCGGAAGCTGGTGGAGGAGGCGGCGGCGCTGCGCGCGGACGCGGACGGGCAGACGGACGGCGACGAGAACGGCGACCATCGGGACCACCGCACGCGCTGA
- a CDS encoding DUF3618 domain-containing protein — translation MSDDPDVIRAEIEATRRDLSGDVDALADKVTPSKIAHRQSRRVKGAFHSLSERVMGSDDSGHRSLGEAAGDRLGDAADATADAGRRVVAKAEGNPLAVGLIAFGVGWLAASLIPASEKEQELASAAKDAAQPMLHEAAEVGKQIADDLKEPAQEAVQAVKETAQDSVETVKAEATDRAGDVRDDAADAGRRLQDGA, via the coding sequence ATGAGTGACGACCCCGATGTGATCCGCGCCGAGATCGAAGCCACACGCCGCGACCTGAGCGGCGACGTGGATGCGCTGGCCGACAAGGTCACGCCGAGCAAGATCGCGCACCGCCAGAGCCGGCGCGTGAAGGGAGCCTTCCACTCCCTGAGCGAGCGCGTGATGGGATCCGACGACAGCGGCCACCGCTCACTCGGCGAAGCGGCGGGCGACCGGCTGGGCGACGCCGCCGACGCGACGGCCGACGCCGGTCGCCGTGTCGTGGCGAAGGCGGAGGGCAATCCGCTCGCCGTCGGCCTGATCGCCTTCGGCGTCGGCTGGCTCGCCGCCTCCCTCATTCCGGCGAGCGAGAAGGAGCAGGAACTCGCCTCCGCCGCGAAGGATGCGGCGCAACCGATGCTCCACGAGGCCGCCGAGGTGGGCAAGCAGATCGCCGACGATCTGAAGGAGCCGGCCCAGGAGGCGGTGCAGGCGGTCAAGGAGACCGCACAGGACTCGGTCGAGACGGTCAAGGCCGAGGCGACCGACCGCGCGGGCGACGTGCGTGACGACGCCGCGGACGCCGGTCGGCGTCTGCAGGACGGCGCCTGA